CGTTGCCAACCCGTTTGCCATTACCCAGGGCGGAACCGGGGTATACCTGAAAGCCAGGTTCCCTTCGCTGCGCGACATACTTAAAGTAGATGATGTGGTGCGATTGATGGATGCCAGGCTGATATTGAAACCGGTAAAAGGCACCTACACGTATTTCGGCAACAGTTTGCCTAAAACATTATATCCCGTAACCACCGATGCTACCAACAACACGGGCAGTGCATTGCTCGATACTACCGGTCAGGGCATTCAGTTGCGGGCCCCGTCCATCGATTTCATCTACGGCGCCAGCACCAATTACACCTTCAATATTACCAGCTATATCAACTCATTATTGAATACCCCAGGCTCGCAGGAAAACGGTCTCTTTATTATCCAGGACCTGGCGCCGGTAGCCAAGGAGATCAACCGGGGTGTGATCGGCAGCAGACAGAATACCCTTTACGAAACCCAACTGATCTTAAACATTCTGACAATCGACTAATCGCTATATAATGAGAAAAATATTTATACTGACCGGACTTTTTGTGGCGATTTTGGGCGCCGTGCGTGCACAGAACTTAAGCTCTCCTTATTCTGTATACGGCATTGGCGAAATCCAGGAAACAGACCCCGATCGCAGCAGCGGCATGGCCAATACTTCTGCCGCCCTTATGAGCACTCCGGGCTTCCTGCTTAATAAAAACCCCGCTTCGCTCATTGGCCTGGAAAGAAGCCTGGCCCAGGTTGACCTGGCGCTGGTAGGCAAAACCGTTACCTTCAAAGGCGACGCCATCACCAGCAGCAACAATTCTTCCAAAGACCTCGTTATCAAACGCATTTCCATTTCAGCCAAAATAAACAACCACTGGGCCAGCAGCATCGGCTTCAAGCCTTACACGTATGTGAACTACTCGTTCACGGCGCAAAAAAGCATCGAAGGCAGCAGCACTACCTATACCGGTATTTATGATGGTAATGGCGGGTTACACAATATCTTTTGGAACAATGCCTTTGCCCTGGGCCATCACCTGGCATTGGGTTTACGTTCCAATTTTATTTTCGGTTCTATCAACCAAATAGAAACCCTCCAGGGCGCTACCCTCTCCACGCCCATCATTTCGCAGATCACCAATTACTACAGCGGGTTCCGGTTTGAAGGCGGCGCCATCTATGGCAACAAGATCAACAAGAACTGGCGGTTTTCGGTGGGCGGCAAGGTGACTACCAAAGACGACCTCACCAATAATAAGACATTGACCGTACAGGAAGGCAATTCCGTAGTTGAAAATAATAAAGACCTGGGTACCGATAAATTCACCCTGCCCTGGCAGTTTGATGGTGGTTTGGCCCTGGTAAACAAAGGCCACGTTACCTATACGGTAGATTATAGCCGCAGCAACTGGAATGGCTTGAACCAGGGCGGTACTACCTGGACCATGGTTGACCGCCAGCGTTATTCAGCCGGTTTCCAGTTCAGCAACCAGGTGCAACGCTATGGACTGGTAGCTGAAAAAAGTTATTTCCAGGCAGGCGTATTCGCCGGTCAGAGTTACCTGCAGGTAAAAGGCCAGCAGATCAAAGAAGCAGGCGCCACGATAGGTTATGGTGGTTATATGAGCCGCGGTCTGGCATTTCACTTAGCTGCTGAGGTGGGGAACAGGGGTACGATGATCAACAATTTGGTTAAAGAGAACTATGTTTCGTTTACGCTGGCATTATCTTATAGAGAGGTGCTTTATAGTAAGGGACGGAAATATGATTAGTTTTTAGTTCAGAGTTCCGAGTTCCAAGTTCCGAGTTCAGAGTTCCAAGTTCCGAGTTTAATACATTATATAGAAAGGCCTCTCGTTACAACGGGAGGCCTTTTTGCCTCTATGCCTTTCTGCCTTTTTTCTCGTTGCCTTTTTATTTTGTCCGCTTATAGAAATAGAGATTAACCGATGAAGCTAAGCCTTTTTCGCTGAGGGTGTAGTAACCGCTGTCGTTGTTGTCGAATACGATGGCTTCGCCCTGGGGTTCCTGCTGGTAGGGTAAAGTGGTATAGGGCTTACTGAGGGTTTGAACGATGGTTTCGCCGGCAGTGCGGGGGTACATATAAATGGCCTCATAGGTTTTCACCACCAGTTCCCGGCCATTGGGCGATAAGGCGGCACTGGTGGCATAATTATACGGCAACGCCCCCACTTCTTCCACACTGTTCATTTCAACCGTGCTGTACGGATACTTCAGTTTGAACAGTTTTGAATGCAGATCGGTTTTGGTAATGATGTAGATGTCTTTGGTATCGGGATCAACCAGGATGGCTTCGGCATTGTGGCTGCCATCGGGGTAAAAAAAGGCGATCTTATCAACCTGTTGTACCGTATCGGTGGCGGCGGCCGGTTCTTCCAGGCGATAGATGGCGTAATCGTCGTACCGGATCAGGTTATCGCCGGTTTCGGCAATGTACAGGTATTGTTTATGGGGATCGGGACCCGGGGCCAGCACCATGTCTTCCCAATCGCGGTTCACGGCATTCGCCAGGTGTACCGACTTCAACACCGTACCGTTATGTTGCAACAGCGTCAGGTCGGGCGGGTTGCCACTATCCTGCTCTACCCATAAGTACCCGGGGTTGGCCTTACTATCGGCAATGCCCGATGCTTCCACCAGCTTTACATCGCTTACGGGGTATTCCAGCGGCGTGCCGGCAAAGCCGGCGGTATTGCTTTCATGATTTTGTTTACAGGCCGTTAGTCCGGTAATACACAGCAAGAATATACCGGCAGGATGGATGAATGCGGTTCGTTGTTGTAACATAACCCCTGAAAGATATTAAAAATACCAGCAATATGGTTTGCAATATCGAATATGCATTTATGAATTTATCGTTAGCAAATATTTTCTCCCGATTTCATAATCAAAAGAAAGCCCGATTATTTATATTGCCACGAGCACCGCAAGGCAATGGCGGTTTATCCAGCAACTACTTCCCATTCCGGTTAAGCGCCTTATCAGGTTGGCCGGGATTCTTATTCCCTTTACTGAACCAGCTATTTACAAGGCAAGATCCATTTACAGTAAACAGAGCGATTGTTCATGAACAATACTATGCCATTATACACATCCTTATCACCTGATAACAAATACGACCTGTTATTTGAACAACATTTTCTACAGGGAAAGATCAACATTGGCCTGCGGCCATTATCGTTACCCGGCGACTGGCCCCTTATAAGCAAATGGCTGCAGCGTGCCTACAGGCGGCGCCATATGTCCATCACACATTTGCCCGACAAATATCTCCGCGAAACCCTGGCCATTATGCTGCAATGCGATTTTGCCCAACCGTTTGTGGGACTTATCAATGAACAGCCTGCTTTTTTGGTAGAGCTTTGTGATGGCGATAAACAATGCGATGCGCTGGAAGGCGGCGCGCATTTGTTTCAACCGGGCGATCATGCCATGCGGTTGATATTGTCACATACGGCTATCCACACCCGTTACTGGCCTTCTTATGCGCTGTTCAGCAGCCTGGAATACTTCTTCTCCCATCAGCAGGTAAAGCGGGTGGTTTGGCAGCTGCATGAGAAAGATACGTTCTACATAAATCTGGCTAACCAATCCGGGCTCAGGGAGCCCAAACTTAAAAGGAAGGACTTCGACTACGCTCAGTCCTTTGACGCAGGCTCCTTCGGCTCCGCTCAGGATCCACACATACAGGTTTACCTGTACCTCCGCGAAAATTTTACGCGGTTTTTAGCCCTGTACCAACGAAC
The Niastella koreensis GR20-10 genome window above contains:
- a CDS encoding GNAT family N-acetyltransferase, whose protein sequence is MNNTMPLYTSLSPDNKYDLLFEQHFLQGKINIGLRPLSLPGDWPLISKWLQRAYRRRHMSITHLPDKYLRETLAIMLQCDFAQPFVGLINEQPAFLVELCDGDKQCDALEGGAHLFQPGDHAMRLILSHTAIHTRYWPSYALFSSLEYFFSHQQVKRVVWQLHEKDTFYINLANQSGLREPKLKRKDFDYAQSFDAGSFGSAQDPHIQVYLYLRENFTRFLALYQRTMPKLS